The window AAACTAAAGATTCTATATTTTTATAAATTTCCATAAATATTTTCTCCTTAAATTATAATAAAAAAGTTGTAGCTTTTCCTACAACTTTTTTACAAAATTTTTCTTATCCTTCGGCTCTAAAGCTATATCATATCTTCCATAGCCACTCTCTCTGTTAGAAGTTATTATATATTTATCACCTAAAGTTAAA of the Candidatus Cetobacterium colombiensis genome contains:
- a CDS encoding PD-(D/E)XK nuclease domain-containing protein: MFRKNKRFKELYLSAISCHDSGDSEKYYHHFMLGLLLTLGDKYIITSNRESGYGRYDIALEPKDKKNFVKKL